A genome region from Eremothecium cymbalariae DBVPG#7215 chromosome 4, complete sequence includes the following:
- the TMA19 gene encoding Tma19p (similar to Ashbya gossypii ABR075C), giving the protein MIIFKDLISGDELLSDAYDIKLVDEVIYEADCAMVKVGGDNIDIGANPSAENGDEDVDDGTETVNNVVHSFRLQQTAFDKKSFLTYIKGYMKEIKTRLQETNPDAISTFEKGAQTYVKKVIGSFKDWEFFTGESMDPEAMLVLMNYREDGVTPFVAVWKHGVKEEKI; this is encoded by the coding sequence ATGATTATTTTCAAGGATCTAATTTCTGGCGACGAATTGTTGTCTGACGCTTACGACATTAAGTTGGTTGACGAAGTAATTTACGAAGCGGACTGTGCCATGGTTAAGGTTGGTGGTGACAACATTGATATCGGTGCCAACCCTTCTGCTGAAAatggtgatgaagatgttgacGACGGTACTGAAACTGTCAACAATGTTGTTCATTCTTTCCGCTTGCAACAAACTGCCTTTGACAAGAAGTCATTTTTGACTTACATCAAGGGTTATATGAAGGAGATAAAAACCAGACTACAGGAAACCAACCCGGATGCGATCTCCACTTTTGAAAAGGGTGCTCAAACCTATGTCAAGAAGGTTATTGGTTCTTTCAAGGATTGGGAGTTCTTCACCGGTGAGTCCATGGACCCAGAGGCTATGTTGGTTTTGATGAACTACCGTGAGGATGGTGTGACTCCATTCGTTGCTGTGTGGAAGCATGGTGTTAAGGAAGAGAAGATTTaa
- the FAR8 gene encoding Far8p (similar to Ashbya gossypii ABR074C) → MNQQAVGSPSANYTLPGVMHYLQTEFTKNERDRINWELERCEMKARIAQLEGENRDLRYLLLKTKQQYKDGDGVDGDLQEDMSFSEPSLLKSKLSVQENVKEIVYLLKSPQVTDQLDAWNNKGYSLHLLETMNLNCKKNVAEATNNSSGSGGGDGRASPMDASPTLPELEIPNALPPSPFSLKHGNGKNYDSDQETVILEDQLARMRPPSASKQTSTMISSSRRSSFSSLFDVNAGSPKNMTVSKAIVGSDSLAFVDKITVFQNNLLTLTGDGHLKYWVIDPTLELNDSLTIPKFHGLGTDVLGIFWWDSKTFITIDQTGLKVWSIELPEPVMQWDCFQNFEFENIDMIDFKNKWLVLKLGGKILIWKINIASEEDSIKMASNYEIWLDAEDPTFFILGLTEESLIVLYLDPCHLAIYNFQGKILQQLDLGHLVKDLQPRGKNTTRLVLNKKTSKVLVQINNQIIIYSFDQKKTVANFTLESIPSNIIFKFNSESIILGYADGTIEIRNLTDIRNIIKNYNHYDIKKSASAQNTNKGQQSDPNSETNTDDDESSVKSFMSMDIAVVDGTLAIVSGGDNGLIRLESVWEIAY, encoded by the coding sequence atgaaTCAGCAGGCTGTGGGCTCCCCCTCGGCTAATTATACTCTTCCTGGGGTGATGCATTATTTACAGACAGAGTTTACAAAGAATGAGAGGGATAGAATAAACTGGGAACTAGAGCGGTGTGAAATGAAGGCTAGAATTGCTCAGTTGGAAGGGGAGAATCGAGACTTGAGGTATTTGTTACTGAAGACTAAGCAGCAATATAAGGATGGGGATGGTGTGGATGGGGATCTTCAGGAGGATATGAGTTTCAGTGAGCCTTCTCTTCTTAAGTCCAAGTTGTCAGTGCAAGAGAATGTAAAGGAAATAGTTTATTTATTGAAGAGCCCACAGGTTACGGACCAATTGGATGCTTGGAATAACAAAGGGTATTCTCTACATCTCCTGGAAACTATGAATCTCAATTGTAAGAAGAATGTGGCGGAGGCAACAAACAATAGTTCTGGAAGTGGCGGGGGTGATGGGCGGGCATCGCCTATGGATGCTTCGCCGACATTGCCAGAGTTGGAGATTCCAAATGCATTGCCGCCAAgtcctttttctttaaagcaTGGGAATGGTAAGAATTATGATTCAGATCAGGAAACGGTTATTTTAGAAGATCAGTTAGCGCGGATGCGGCCGCCTTCTGCATCGAAACAGACTAGCACTATGATTTCATCATCTAGACGATCTTCCTTTAGTTCACTGTTTGATGTAAACGCAGGTTCACCGAAAAACATGACAGTGTCCAAAGCAATTGTAGGAAGCGATTCATTAGCTTTTGTGGATAAGATAACTGTGTTTCAGAACAATTTGCTCACCTTGACTGGCGACGGCCATTTGAAATACTGGGTAATTGATCCAACCTTGGAATTGAACGATAGCCTTACAATTCCGAAGTTTCATGGATTAGGAACTGATGTACTTGGTATCTTTTGGTGGGATTCAAAAACATTTATTACAATTGATCAGACCGGCTTAAAAGTCTGGTCTATTGAGCTTCCGGAACCTGTAATGCAATGGGACtgctttcaaaattttgaatttgagaATATTGACATGATTGACTTCAAGAACAAATGGCTTGTCTTAAAATTGGGAGGGAAAATTTTGATCTGGAAAATTAATATAGCAAGCGAAGAAGATTCAATTAAAATGGCAAGTAATTATGAAATATGGCTAGACGCTGAAGATCCTACATTCTTCATTCTAGGTCTTACAGAAGAGTCTCTAATCGTCTTGTATCTAGATCCATGTCACTTGGCGATATACAACTTCCAAGGTAAAATATTACAACAACTCGATCTAGGTCATCTGGTCAAGGATTTACAACCTCGAGGCAAGAACACAACTCGATTGGTGTTGAATAAAAAGACTTCAAAGGTTTTGGTTCAAATTAACaaccaaataataatatattcctttgatcaaaagaaaacagttGCTAACTTTACACTTGAAAGCATACCTAGCAATataatcttcaaattcaattctGAATCCATTATATTAGGCTACGCTGACGGTACTATCGAAATCAGAAATCTAACTgatattagaaatattattaaaaattataatCATTATGACATCAAAAAATCAGCATCTGCACAAAATACTAACAAGGGCCAGCAATCAGATCCAAATTCTGAAACTAATAccgatgatgatgaatcATCTGTGAAAAGCTTCATGAGCATGGACATTGCTGTAGTTGATGGCACTCTTGCAATTGTTTCTGGTGGTGATAACGGACTCATACGTCTAGAGAGTGTCTGGGAAATTGCTTATTAG
- the NUP120 gene encoding Nup120p (similar to Ashbya gossypii ABR073C) produces the protein MIETYLSKLDVNLQALNPFSLAKSRSIVNLHISEETKDKDSTLINGNYSNILRLSTGEHIGYQFSHDYSVISIYSLHDAITGRTLVVHLPHKTFNEHYTFTIYEGDQCISMDLILKTGIFLNLKFSLDYIFSRLKTLAENWYTLLNPYDFTVRLPKYLYKVDNSLSVVLLNDGGLLGLKNTKANNSDLYDLQPVLFNDNSYFQSFTRFFSKHDTGSENVVSCKVYAKYFLITLTENCKLRVWDLRSNSMVLQLDLISNPQDKHRQYDSMGPYLSILNNLLTVFLPLGNGAFQVFQLLVKNDNLLHIIPRTKIPISTNLSISSIWSLVDIQLTKPFDLNLESSFIQLAVLWKSNTSIKLQILNFHDESLKSFEWIETSNKSLPDLLDYQDLLTNGNTDQALLNLKSHYTPSLFEKAHNMLSSNGIVLLPNQPNNQEYLSNLESILKDLNKHHDEPSSLTLYNDEVLVINTLHLYNHFVYKINSTLETYYYNLTNEIEMFSDDLYTYMQVVNGFVSTLSSDIVMRIGTQLYGIMTHEIDDSLSLKDKFTVIFKSSLESQFQSSNLKKLFEQLTSLDVVSILNNFIDNHLNSSASFASIISSMKFDNFSSVTILESTHQRVLIENKFIVDTLLIFTLLDFDYSMLESQLKVLLKTHYNQSLWLQLYKLDKSLLLSEIFVATSKYGYGSMVTSYSDLSMYTNHILTYIADSSVSRNPLLTASYSKWVVHPKSNSITRNPNLFLDTVLSNFYIRDDTLHQFMVGLSQYQCGRYEEAYGFLSHSAVIDIKLDQLPQCLSSLTKHPEHPLHNLIVSLEMSENGAGYYYQLSKLFSDVRSFAYALKSIKKSIALGDGKDSTSTFKIKQLTQFLDTLIIFSEFEEVLDVLKLEHSILDKGIRSAYYGKLLSDQQYRDKFIATLFRLCSENTDKLFLTMDDFVIIDQLLQTQLDTNVWCTYKKLFCYRMLNQHERDAAQILYDYLIHGTDPELKQRCHWIIVNVLSSFADPNDQWIINTNNHGQVLYLSDIRSEMKAVGTM, from the coding sequence ATGATAGAGACATACCTCTCAAAGTTGGATGTCAATTTACAGGCATTGAATCCTTTTTCCCTTGCTAAAAGCAGAAGTATAGTGAATCTTCATATATCTGAAGAAACGAAAGATAAGGATTCTACGTTAATAAATGGTAATTATTCAAACATATTGCGTTTGAGTACTGGTGAACATATTGGGTATCAATTTTCTCATGATTATTCTGTTATTTCTATTTACTCCTTGCATGATGCAATTACTGGAAGAACGCTCGTTGTACACTTGCCCCACAAGACCTTTAATGAGCATTATACTTTTACGATCTACGAAGGAGATCAATGTATATCTATGgatttaattttgaaaacagggatttttttgaatttaaagttTAGTTTGGACTATATTTTCAGTAGATTGAAGACGCTTGCTGAAAACTGGTATACTTTGTTGAATCCGTATGATTTTACAGTAAGACTGCCTAAATACTTGTACAAGGTGGACAATTCTTTATCAGTTGTACTGCTGAATGATGGTGGACTGCTGGGTCTAAAGAATACCAAGGCAAATAACTCTGATCTTTACGATCTACAACCTGTTTTGTTCAACGATAATAGTTACTTTCAGAGTTTCACTAGgtttttttcaaaacatGATACTGGAAGTGAAAATGTTGTCAGTTGCAAAGTTTATgctaaatattttttgataacaTTGACAGAAAACTGTAAATTACGTGTTTGGGATTTAAGATCCAATTCGATGGTTTTACAACTTGATTTAATCTCAAATCCTCAAGATAAGCACAGACAATATGATTCTATGGGGCCTTATTTGTCGATACTTAATAACCTGCTTACAGTGTTTCTACCTCTGGGAAATGGTGCTTTCCAAGTTTTTCAACTATTGGTAAAAAATGATAATCTGCTTCATATAATCCCACGAACAAAAATTCCCATCTCAACAAACTTATCTATATCTTCGATTTGGTCTTTAGTGGACATCCAGCTGACGAAGCCCTTTGATCTCAACTTAGAATCAAGTTTCATTCAGCTGGCTGTACTTTGGAAGAGCAATACTAGCATTAAGCTAcagattttaaattttcaTGATGAGTCTCTCAAATCTTTTGAGTGGATAGAAACGTCTAACAAATCTTTGCCAGATTTGTTAGATTATCAAGACCTTTTAACCAATGGAAACACAGACCAAGCGTTATTGAACCTAAAATCTCATTATACGCCTtcattgtttgaaaaggCTCATAATATGCTAAGTTCTAACGGCATCGTTCTCTTGCCTAACCAGCCAAACAATCAGGAATACCTTTCTAACTTAGAGTCAATTCTCAAGGACCTTAATAAACATCATGATGAACCGTCTTCCTTAACTTTATACAACGATGAGGTGCTTGTCATTAACACGTTACATTTGTACAACCACTTCGTATACAAAATCAACTCTACGTTGGAAACATATTATTACAATTTAACAAACGAAATTGAAATGTTTAGTGATGATTTGTATACCTATATGCAAGTGGTTAATGGGTTTGTTTCCACATTATCTTCGGATATAGTGATGCGCATAGGTACACAACTTTATGGCATCATGACTCATGAAATCGATGATAGCTTGTCCCTAAAGGATAAATTCACTGTGATTTTTAAGTCAAGTTTAGAATCTCAGTTCCAATCCTCCAACCTGAAGAAATTGTTTGAGCAATTGACATCTTTGGATGTCGTTAGTATTCTGAACAATTTCATAGATAACCATCTCAACAGCTCTGCTAGCTTTGCATCGATTATTAGTTCCATGAAGTTCGACAATTTTTCTAGTGTTACCATTCTAGAGAGTACACATCAACGTGTCctaattgaaaataaattcaTAGTGGATACTTTACTTATCTTCACTTTGTTGGATTTCGATTATTCAATGTTAGAATCGCAGCtaaaagttttattaaaaacccATTATAATCAATCATTGTGGTTACAGTTATACAAATTGGATAAATCCTTGTTGTtatcagaaatatttgttgcAACAAGCAAATATGGATATGGTTCAATGGTAACGAGTTACTCAGATCTCTCGATGTATACAAATCACATCTTAACCTACATTGCGGATTCATCTGTCTCAAGGAACCCACTTTTAACAGCATCTTATAGCAAATGGGTTGTCCATCCTAAAAGTAATAGTATTACCAGGAATCCAAACTTGTTCCTGGACACTGTTTTGTCGAATTTTTACATTCGGGATGATACGTTACATCAATTTATGGTTGGCTTGTCGCAATATCAGTGCGGCCGTTATGAGGAAGCTTATGGTTTCTTATCACATTCTGCCGTTATTGACATTAAATTAGACCAGCTACCTCAGTGTCTAAGTTCGCTGACCAAGCATCCCGAACATCCATTGCACAACTTAATTGTAAGCTTGGAAATGTCTGAGAACGGCGCtggttattattatcagtTGTCAAAGTTGTTTAGTGATGTCAGGAGCTTTGCTTATGCCCTCAAAAGTATTAAGAAATCAATTGCCTTAGGAGATGGAAAGGATTCAACCTCAACATTCAAAATTAAGCAGTTGACTCAATTCTTAGACACTTTGATTATCTTTAgtgaatttgaagaagtctTGGATGTGCTTAAATTGGAACATTCTATTTTGGACAAAGGCATTAGATCCGCTTACTACGGTAAGTTACTTTCTGATCAGCAGTACAGAGATAAGTTCATTGCCACTTTATTCAGGCTCTGCTCCGAGAATACTGATAAACTATTTTTAACTATGGACGATTTTGTAATCATTGACCAATTGCTGCAAACACAACTAGACACTAATGTATGGTGTACCtataaaaagttgttttgTTACAGAATGTTAAATCAACATGAGAGAGATGCTGCACAAATACTATATGATTATTTGATTCATGGCACGGATCCGGAATTGAAACAGAGATGTCACTGGATAATCGTCAACGTCCTTTCTAGCTTTGCAGATCCTAATGATCAGTGGATAATTAACACTAACAATCATGGCCAGGTCTTGTACTTATCTGATATACGATCTGAAATGAAGGCTGTTGGAACaatgtaa
- the TAP42 gene encoding Tap42p (similar to Ashbya gossypii ABR072W) has translation MDSGRVEYKALVRRVEEMENSGKRQDTEEYQTGVTKLIEEVLRVKQVVYDRLSLFSDNEEIEDVSTSSIPFLSIDYYLGRLVLMKQYVGVESSEDPVMKYRWKIEFLNKAVQIWMQFLVTLQGYGVSDEFLSKVLDRVESSQGPLLEELFPQPSSSEDLTGAQMKRQAKIDIYQQNKLLEQKIGQLKVEMRGHEVEHNDRSVDEEVLRKLYLAQLKQLSFKCFNELEGILMEIELLKNFSKAAPIQEPSKDKEEKLLPFEYTDKLETLNKPLLSKNGRVLRNFTLLDKKDRLKESVFGYGQYGPTMSVEEFLEQEFESGRVLQDNKEPEEVVDEDNHEWQDKETYKAREWDAFKEANLRGSGNTMNRG, from the coding sequence ATGGATTCCGGCAGGGTAGAGTATAAGGCGTTGGTTAGACGGGTAGAGGAGATGGAAAATTCCGGTAAGAGGCAGGATACTGAAGAGTATCAGACGGGGGTCACGAAGCTTATTGAGGAGGTTCTACGTGTTAAACAGGTAGTTTACGATAGGTTATCATTGTTCAGtgataatgaagagatTGAGGATGTATCTACTTCATCTATTCCGTTTCTGTCGATTGACTATTATTTGGGGCGGTTGGTTTTGATGAAGCAGTATGTGGGTGTCGAAAGTAGTGAGGATCCAGTGATGAAATATAGATGGAAGAtagagtttttgaataagGCTGTTCAGATTTGGATGCAATTTTTGGTGACATTACAAGGGTATGGGGTCTCGGATGAGTTTCTTTCAAAGGTTTTAGATCGGGTTGAGAGTTCACAAGGCCCTCTGTTGGAGGAGTTGTTTCCACAACCAAGTTCATCCGAGGATTTGACTGGTGCACAAATGAAGAGACAGGCTAAAATTGATATTTATCAGCAGAATAAGCTGCTCGAACAGAAGATTGGGCAGCTGAAAGTTGAGATGCGTGGCCACGAGGTTGAACACAATGACCGTAGtgtggatgaagaagtatTGCGGAAGCTATATCTGGCTCAGTTGAAACAGCTGTCGTTCAAATGTTTCAACGAGTTAGAGGGTATACTGATGGAAATTGAGCTGTTGAAGAACTTTAGTAAAGCGGCCCCGATACAGGAACCCTCGAAGGACAAGGAGGAGAAGTTGCTTCCTTTCGAATACACTGACAAGCTGGAAACATTGAATAAACCGTTATTATCGAAAAATGGCAGGGTTTTGAGGAACTTTACATTATTAGACAAGAAGGATCGTTTAAAGGAAAGCGTTTTTGGATATGGACAATATGGTCCTACTATGtcagttgaagaatttttggaacaaGAATTCGAGAGTGGCAGGGTCCTGcaagataataaagaaCCAGAAGAGGTAGTAGATGAGGATAATCATGAATGGCAGGACAAAGAAACCTATAAGGCTAGAGAATGGGATGCTTTTAAAGAGGCTAATCTCCGTGGAAGTGGAAACACCATGAATAGGGGGTAG
- the TOA2 gene encoding transcription initiation factor IIA subunit gamma (similar to Ashbya gossypii ABR071W), protein MSTTGYYELYRRSTIGAALMDSLDTLISDGRIEASLAIRVLETFDKVVSEALRDKTSAKLTFKGHLDTYRFCDDVWTFIIKDCQVNLDQPSTDDSENNFTCDRLHIVACNSK, encoded by the coding sequence ATGAGCACCACTGGCTATTACGAATTGTACCGCAGAAGTACCATAGGTGCTGCATTAATGGATTCCCTCGATACATTGATTAGTGACGGTAGAATCGAGGCTTCTTTAGCCATCCGCGTGCTAGAAACCTTCGACAAAGTTGTCTCGGAAGCCCTCAGGGACAAAACAAGCGCCAAATTGACCTTCAAAGGCCACTTGGATACCTACAGATTCTGCGACGATGTCTGGACATTCATCATTAAGGATTGCCAAGTGAATTTGGACCAGCCTAGTACTGATGATTCTGAAAATAATTTCACTTGTGATAGATTACATATAGTTGCCTGCAATTCCAAGtaa